From Gopherus evgoodei ecotype Sinaloan lineage chromosome 15, rGopEvg1_v1.p, whole genome shotgun sequence, one genomic window encodes:
- the CPSF4L gene encoding putative cleavage and polyadenylation specificity factor subunit 4-like protein, producing MQELIAGVEKLVFDLERDVEHQRGALLLPFPGMDKSGASVCEFFLRGLCAKGLMCPFRHISGEKTVVCKHWLRGLCKRGDLCEFLHEYDMAKMPECYFYSKFGECSNRECPFLHIDPASRIKDCPWYDRGFCKQGPLCKYKHTRRVMCVNYLAGFCPEGPKCKFMHPKTDLMLCNSDLSQGLPLPSLAVDGKSIHKQQAPEVLLLSHQPGARAAQCQRKKAQEAGGYPYGMLRPLGQVTCFKCGEKGHYANKCSKSRLGIQLGK from the exons ATGCAGGAACTCATTGCTGGGGTGGAGAAGCTTGTGTTTGATTTAGAGCGGGATGTGGAGCACCAGCGaggggccctgctcctgcccttcccAGGCATGGACA AGTCAGGGGCGTCTGTGTGTGAGTTCTTCCTCCGAGGACTGTGTGCAAAGG GCCTGATGTGTCCTTTCCGGCACATCAGCGGGGAGAAGACAGTGGTGTGTAAGCACTGGCTGCGGGGGCTGTGCAAGAGGGGAGATCTGTGCGAGTTCTTGCACGAGTACGACATGGCCAAGATGCCAGAGTGTTATTTCTACTCCAAGTTCG GTGAGTGCAGCAATAGAGAGTGCCCCTTCCTGCACATTGATCCCGCATCCAGAATTAAAGACTGTCCCTGGTACGACAGAGGGTTCTGCAAACAGG GTCCTCTGTGTAAATACAAACACACCAGAAGGGTGATGTGTGTCAACTACTTAGCTGGCTTCTGCCCGGAAGGACCCAAATGCAAATTCATGCA CCCCAAGACAGACCTGATGCTGTGTAACTCAGATCTCTCCCAG GGGCTGCCACTGCCATCCCTGGCTGTTGATGGCAAGAGTATTCACAAGCAGCAGGCCCCAGAAGTCCTGTTGCTTTCTCATCAGCCTGGGGCTAGGGCTGCCCAGTGCCAGAGGAAGAAGGCACAGGAGGCTGGTGGCTACCCCTATGGAATGCTCCGGCCCCTTGGGCAGGTCACATGCTTCAAG
- the CDC42EP4 gene encoding cdc42 effector protein 4, giving the protein MPILKQLVSNSAHSKRRSRADLTAEMISAPLGDFRHTMHVGRAGDAFGDTSFLNSKAGEPESPEELGSSKPGLLSRKFRSSKRSHSVTRGDRRDMLGSLRDSAIFVKNAVSLPQLTEKEVDKSTGKLPKSLSSSPVKKVPEEAVAPEEKPHPNGAAARPQSPGLDEHDFGDLTDLPVVVPKSSYGMKHAESIMSFHIDLGPSMLGDVLSIMDKDQWDQDEDLGAMVPEELRRGGGPTWVPAAHRLSQEGRRLPDSLLTAPACQDQSRAVGSARSQVSRDSSSVSSCTVQGLEECCPSPERQSYEIPDAARPGPPKQHDKEFSFADEEDDEIRV; this is encoded by the coding sequence ATGCCGATCCTGAAGCAGCTCGTCTCCAACTCCGCCCACTCCAAGCGGCGCTCGCGGGCAGATCTGACAGCTGAGATGATCAGCGCCCCGCTGGGTGACTTCCGCCACACCATGCACGTGGGCAGAGCGGGGGACGCCTTCGGGGACACCTCCTTCCTCAACAGCAAGGCCGGCGAGCCGGAGTCCCCTGAGGAGCTGGGCTCCTCCAAACCCGGCCTGCTGTCCCGTAAGTTCCGCAGCAGCAAAAGGTCGCATTCGGTGACGCGTGGCGACCGGCGGGACATGCTGGGATCCCTGAGGGACTCGGCCATCTTCGTGAAGAACGCCGtttccctgcctcagctcaccgAGAAGGAGGTGGACAAAAGCACCGGGAAGCTGCCCAAGAGCCTTTCCTCGAGCCCTGTCAAGAAGGTACCGGAGGAGGCGGTCGCCCCAGAGGAAAAGCCGCATCCCAACGGCGCAGCCGCCCGCCCACAGAGTCCCGGCCTGGACGAGCATGACTTTGGGGACCTGACGGATCTGCCTGTCGTGGTGCCGAAGAGCAGCTATGGCATGAAACATGCTGAGTCTATCATGTCCTTCCACATCGACCTGGGGCCCTCCATGCTGGGGGACGTCCTGAGCATCATGGACAAAGACCAATGGGACCAGGATGAAGACTTGGGCGCCATGGTACCCGAAGAGCTCCGAAGGGGTGGAGGCCCTACCTGGGTACCTGCAGCCCACCGGCTCAGCCAGGAAGGAAGGCGCCTGCCGGATTCCTTGCTGACGGCACCAGCCTGCCAGGACCAGAGCAGGGCCGTGGGCTCTGCCCGGAGCCAGGTCAGCAGGGACAGCAGTTCAGTTTCTAGCTGCACGGTACAGGGGCTGGAGGAGTGCTGCCCATCCCCTGAAAGACAGAGCTACGAGATCCCAGATGCTGCCCGGCCTGGACCCCCCAAGCAGCACGACAAAGAGTTCTCCTTCGCGGATGAGGAGGACGACGAGATCAGAGTGTAG